The Candidatus Rokuibacteriota bacterium genomic interval GAGCCTCGCTTCTATCCAGAATATGGAGCCGATTACTATGCGGTCTATCTCAAAGACCCTGATGAAATTGAGCTAGAGATAGTAAGCCGAACGCGAATGCGCAATATCATTTGTGATAACTGGGAGAAGCTGGAACATTTCGAGAACCCGCTGAGCAAAGTAGGTCTCATTTAGCAAGTGCGCCGCCCAACAACAGGTTCCAGCCGACGTTGCTCCGCTGCGCTCCGCAACGCGGCTGAACCTGACCATTGCCACCGCCCCGCTCAATAGTAGGTGGGAGTAACACAGAGATCGCCGCCCGAGGTGTTCGCGCGAAAGGAAACAAGATGGTCCAGGCAAGGTTCGTATTCACTATCGCCATCACGCTCGGCGTTCTTTTCGCACCGCCGGGTGCCAACGCGCAGCCGGCAAAGAGTCTGCCGAAGATCGGCGTTCTGCGCACCCCGCCACCGACGGATGTGCAGCATAAAGCCTTTCTGCAGGGGCTGAGCGAACTCGGCTACACCGAGGGGAAAAACATCCTCATCGAGTACCGTTCGGGTGACCCTCGCCGGTTTCCGGAATTCGCCAGCGAGCTAGTTCGGCTCAACGTCGACATCATCTTCGCTCCGAATCCGCAGGGCGTGCAGGCGGCCAGGCAAGTGACTACGACCATTCCGATCGTCTTCGCCGTCGGCGGTGACCCGGTAAGGTCGGGCGTCGCGGCGAGCTTGGCGCGCCCAGGCGGGAACATCACCGGCCTCACCGCGTTGGGGTCGGATCTCGCCGGGAAGCGACTCCAGCTTCTCACGGAAGTCGTTCCTCGCCTCACTCGGGTTGCAGTTCTCTGGAATCCGTCTGTTCCCGACAAGGTGGTGGAATGGCAGCAGATGGACGCGCCCGCGCGGAAGATGGGTCTGCAACTTCACTCCGTGGAGGTGCGCGGCCCCGAGGATTTCGCGAAAGCGTTCGCGGTGATCAAGAGCGGACGGCCCCAGGCCATGATCACGCTCGGGGAACCGCTCACGTTCAGTCAGCGCACGCTCATTCTCGACTTCGTCTCGAAACATCAGATACCGGCGATCTTCAACTGGCGGGAATTCGTGGAGGCGGGCGCCCTCATCGCGTACGGGCCGAGTATCTCAGATCTGTATCGTCGTGCCGCCACCTACGTGCACAGGATCCTGCAGGGTGCGAAGCCAGGCGATCTCCCGATCCAGGAACCGACGCAGTTCGAGCTGGTAGTCAATGTCCGGACGGCAAAGGCGCTCGGGCTCACCATTCCACCCTCGCTCCTGCTCCGTGCAGATTACGTCATCGAGTGATGGCAGACATGAACGGATTTGGGAAGGTGGGTAACCCTGCGGTTCAGCGGACCGGGCGCTCGCGTTGCTCACCCTCCGGCCGCTGACCGCGCCGTTAATATGACTTCCACTGTCAAGAGTCACGATGACCCTCGGATCGCGGGTGCCGTTCGTCTTGGTGCCTTCATGGAAGGTGCTCGAGCCATCGGAAGAGGCGGAGCCTGTAACAGCGACGGTTGGTCATGCTGATATCCGTGGGTTGGGTACCACCGTAGAGGTGTCCGTCGCGGCGCCTGCTTCGCTCTAGGGGCAAGGGTCGTGGCCTCATAACGCGATCGAAGATTGCGCCGATACCGGGGCCGCGCCTCCGCCGATGGCTCGAGATCTGGATGTCGCGTGGACCGGCACGGGAGTCCCTTTTCCTCGCCCGGCGCGCGGAGCCGGGCCCAACCGAAGCCTACTCCAATTTGACACCCGCCGGGCCGCGTGACACAGTCTCGCCACCGAGGCCCAGCAGTCGCCGCGTGTCCAAGGGAGACTCCGTATGGCTATTGCCACCGGTCGCACCGTCCGCCCAGAAATGACCGACTCCTATGCCCGGCTCGAAGAGAAGATCCTCGAGCGCGACCAGGTCGGC includes:
- a CDS encoding ABC transporter substrate-binding protein; the protein is MVQARFVFTIAITLGVLFAPPGANAQPAKSLPKIGVLRTPPPTDVQHKAFLQGLSELGYTEGKNILIEYRSGDPRRFPEFASELVRLNVDIIFAPNPQGVQAARQVTTTIPIVFAVGGDPVRSGVAASLARPGGNITGLTALGSDLAGKRLQLLTEVVPRLTRVAVLWNPSVPDKVVEWQQMDAPARKMGLQLHSVEVRGPEDFAKAFAVIKSGRPQAMITLGEPLTFSQRTLILDFVSKHQIPAIFNWREFVEAGALIAYGPSISDLYRRAATYVHRILQGAKPGDLPIQEPTQFELVVNVRTAKALGLTIPPSLLLRADYVIE